The following coding sequences lie in one Camelus bactrianus isolate YW-2024 breed Bactrian camel chromosome 8, ASM4877302v1, whole genome shotgun sequence genomic window:
- the SESN1 gene encoding sestrin-1 isoform X3 — protein MRLATAANEAYTASLAVSELLGCKQCGGGRGQDEELGIRIPRPLGHGPSRFIPEKEILQVGSEDAQMHTLFADSFAALGRLDNITLVMVFHPQYLESFLKTQHYLLQMDGPLPLHYRHYIGIMAAARHQCSYLVNLHVNDFLHVGGDPKWLNGLENAPQKLQNLGELNKVLAHRPWLITKEHIEGLLKAEEHSWSLAELVHAVVLLTHYHSLASFTFGCGISPEIHCDGGHTFRPPSVSNYCFCDITNGNHSVDEMQVNSAGNVSKIHQVQRDTSPQNLYIQQVSDSFFEVEALMEKMRQLQECRDEEEASQEEMASRFEIEKRESMFVFSSDDEEATPARDVSRHFEDTSYGYKDFSRHGMHVPTFRVQDYCWEDHGYSLVNRLYPDVGQLIDEKFHIAYNLTYNTMAMHKDVDTSMLRRAIWNYIHCMFGIRYDDYDYGEINQLLDRSFKVYIKTVVCTPEKVTKRMYDSFWRQFKHSEKVHVNLLLIEARMQAELLYALRAITRYMT, from the exons ATGCGCCTGGCCACAGCTGCGAACGAGGCGTACACGGCCTCGCTGGCCGTCTCGGAGCTGCTGGGCTGCAAGCAGTGTGGCGGGGGCCGCGGCCAGGACGAG gaACTTGGAATTAGAATTCCTCGACCACTAGGACACGGACCAAGTAGATTCATCCCAGAAAAGGAG ATTCTCCAAGTAGGGAGTGAAGACGCACAGATGCATACTTTATTTGCAGATTCTTTTGCTGCTTTGGGTCGTCTGGATAACATTACATTAGTGATGGTTTTTCACCCACAATATTTAGAAAGTTTCTTAAAAACTCAACACTATCTACTGCAAATGGATGGGCCATTACCCCTACATTATCGGCACTACATTGGAATAATG gCTGCAGCAAGACATCAGTGCTCCTACTTAGTGAATCTCCATGTAAATGATTTCCTTCACGTTGGTGGGGACCCCAAGTGGCTTAATGGTTTAGAGAATGCTCCTCAAAAACTACAGAATTTAGGAGAACTTAACAAAGTGTTAGCCCACAGACCTTGGCTTATTACCAAAGAACACATTGAG ggaCTTTTAAAAGCTGAAGAGCACAGCTGGTCCCTTGCAGAACTGGTACATGCAGTAGTTCTACTCACACACTATCATTCTCTTGCCTCGTTCACATTTGGCTGTGGAATCAGTCCAGAAATTCATTGTGATGGTGGCCACACGTTCAGACCTCCTTCTGTTAGTAACTACTGCTTCTGTGACATTACAAATGGCAATCACAGTGTGGATGAGATGCAGGTCAACTCAGCAGGAAATGTTTCG AAAATCCACCAGGTCCAGAGAGATACTAGTCCCCAAAACCTGTACATCCAGCAG GTAAGTGATTCCTTCTTTGAGGTCGAAGCCCTCATGGAAAAGATGAGACAGTTACAGGAGTGTCGGGATGAAGAGGAGGCAAGTCAAGAAGAGATGGCTTCAcgttttgaaatagaaaaaagagagagcatgtTTGTCTTCTCTTCAG atgaCGAAGAAGCTACACCAGCAAGAGACGTGTCTCGTCATTTTGAGGACACTAGTTATGGCTATAAGGATTTCTCTAGGCATGGGATGCACGTCCCAACATTTCGAGTCCAG GACTATTGTTGGGAAGACCATGGTTATTCTTTGGTAAATCGTCTTTATCCAGATGTGGGACAGTTGATTGATGAAAAATTTCACATTGCTTACAATCTTACTTATAATACAATGGCAATGCACAAAGATGTTGATACCTCAATGCTCAGACGGGCTATTTGGAACTATATTCACTGCATGTTTGGAATAAG ATATGACGACTATGACTATGGTGAAATTAACCAGCTACTGGATCGTAGCTTTAAAGTTTATATCAAAACTGTTGTTTGCACTCCTGAAAAGGTTACCAAAAGAATGTATGATAGCTTCTGGAGGCAGTTCAAGCACTCTGAGAAG GTTCATGTTAATCTGCTTCTTATAGAAGCTAGGATGCAAGCAGAACTCCTTTATGCTCTGAGAGCCATTACCCGCTACATGACCTGA
- the SESN1 gene encoding sestrin-1 isoform X4, with translation MRLATAANEAYTASLAVSELLGCKQCGGGRGQDEELGIRIPRPLGHGPSRFIPEKEILQVGSEDAQMHTLFADSFAALGRLDNITLVMVFHPQYLESFLKTQHYLLQMDGPLPLHYRHYIGIMAAARHQCSYLVNLHVNDFLHVGGDPKWLNGLENAPQKLQNLGELNKVLAHRPWLITKEHIEGLLKAEEHSWSLAELVHAVVLLTHYHSLASFTFGCGISPEIHCDGGHTFRPPSVSNYCFCDITNGNHSVDEMQVNSAGNVSVSDSFFEVEALMEKMRQLQECRDEEEASQEEMASRFEIEKRESMFVFSSDDEEATPARDVSRHFEDTSYGYKDFSRHGMHVPTFRVQDYCWEDHGYSLVNRLYPDVGQLIDEKFHIAYNLTYNTMAMHKDVDTSMLRRAIWNYIHCMFGIRYDDYDYGEINQLLDRSFKVYIKTVVCTPEKVTKRMYDSFWRQFKHSEKVHVNLLLIEARMQAELLYALRAITRYMT, from the exons ATGCGCCTGGCCACAGCTGCGAACGAGGCGTACACGGCCTCGCTGGCCGTCTCGGAGCTGCTGGGCTGCAAGCAGTGTGGCGGGGGCCGCGGCCAGGACGAG gaACTTGGAATTAGAATTCCTCGACCACTAGGACACGGACCAAGTAGATTCATCCCAGAAAAGGAG ATTCTCCAAGTAGGGAGTGAAGACGCACAGATGCATACTTTATTTGCAGATTCTTTTGCTGCTTTGGGTCGTCTGGATAACATTACATTAGTGATGGTTTTTCACCCACAATATTTAGAAAGTTTCTTAAAAACTCAACACTATCTACTGCAAATGGATGGGCCATTACCCCTACATTATCGGCACTACATTGGAATAATG gCTGCAGCAAGACATCAGTGCTCCTACTTAGTGAATCTCCATGTAAATGATTTCCTTCACGTTGGTGGGGACCCCAAGTGGCTTAATGGTTTAGAGAATGCTCCTCAAAAACTACAGAATTTAGGAGAACTTAACAAAGTGTTAGCCCACAGACCTTGGCTTATTACCAAAGAACACATTGAG ggaCTTTTAAAAGCTGAAGAGCACAGCTGGTCCCTTGCAGAACTGGTACATGCAGTAGTTCTACTCACACACTATCATTCTCTTGCCTCGTTCACATTTGGCTGTGGAATCAGTCCAGAAATTCATTGTGATGGTGGCCACACGTTCAGACCTCCTTCTGTTAGTAACTACTGCTTCTGTGACATTACAAATGGCAATCACAGTGTGGATGAGATGCAGGTCAACTCAGCAGGAAATGTTTCG GTAAGTGATTCCTTCTTTGAGGTCGAAGCCCTCATGGAAAAGATGAGACAGTTACAGGAGTGTCGGGATGAAGAGGAGGCAAGTCAAGAAGAGATGGCTTCAcgttttgaaatagaaaaaagagagagcatgtTTGTCTTCTCTTCAG atgaCGAAGAAGCTACACCAGCAAGAGACGTGTCTCGTCATTTTGAGGACACTAGTTATGGCTATAAGGATTTCTCTAGGCATGGGATGCACGTCCCAACATTTCGAGTCCAG GACTATTGTTGGGAAGACCATGGTTATTCTTTGGTAAATCGTCTTTATCCAGATGTGGGACAGTTGATTGATGAAAAATTTCACATTGCTTACAATCTTACTTATAATACAATGGCAATGCACAAAGATGTTGATACCTCAATGCTCAGACGGGCTATTTGGAACTATATTCACTGCATGTTTGGAATAAG ATATGACGACTATGACTATGGTGAAATTAACCAGCTACTGGATCGTAGCTTTAAAGTTTATATCAAAACTGTTGTTTGCACTCCTGAAAAGGTTACCAAAAGAATGTATGATAGCTTCTGGAGGCAGTTCAAGCACTCTGAGAAG GTTCATGTTAATCTGCTTCTTATAGAAGCTAGGATGCAAGCAGAACTCCTTTATGCTCTGAGAGCCATTACCCGCTACATGACCTGA
- the SESN1 gene encoding sestrin-1 isoform X5: MHTLFADSFAALGRLDNITLVMVFHPQYLESFLKTQHYLLQMDGPLPLHYRHYIGIMAAARHQCSYLVNLHVNDFLHVGGDPKWLNGLENAPQKLQNLGELNKVLAHRPWLITKEHIEGLLKAEEHSWSLAELVHAVVLLTHYHSLASFTFGCGISPEIHCDGGHTFRPPSVSNYCFCDITNGNHSVDEMQVNSAGNVSKIHQVQRDTSPQNLYIQQVSDSFFEVEALMEKMRQLQECRDEEEASQEEMASRFEIEKRESMFVFSSDDEEATPARDVSRHFEDTSYGYKDFSRHGMHVPTFRVQDYCWEDHGYSLVNRLYPDVGQLIDEKFHIAYNLTYNTMAMHKDVDTSMLRRAIWNYIHCMFGIRYDDYDYGEINQLLDRSFKVYIKTVVCTPEKVTKRMYDSFWRQFKHSEKVHVNLLLIEARMQAELLYALRAITRYMT, translated from the exons ATGCATACTTTATTTGCAGATTCTTTTGCTGCTTTGGGTCGTCTGGATAACATTACATTAGTGATGGTTTTTCACCCACAATATTTAGAAAGTTTCTTAAAAACTCAACACTATCTACTGCAAATGGATGGGCCATTACCCCTACATTATCGGCACTACATTGGAATAATG gCTGCAGCAAGACATCAGTGCTCCTACTTAGTGAATCTCCATGTAAATGATTTCCTTCACGTTGGTGGGGACCCCAAGTGGCTTAATGGTTTAGAGAATGCTCCTCAAAAACTACAGAATTTAGGAGAACTTAACAAAGTGTTAGCCCACAGACCTTGGCTTATTACCAAAGAACACATTGAG ggaCTTTTAAAAGCTGAAGAGCACAGCTGGTCCCTTGCAGAACTGGTACATGCAGTAGTTCTACTCACACACTATCATTCTCTTGCCTCGTTCACATTTGGCTGTGGAATCAGTCCAGAAATTCATTGTGATGGTGGCCACACGTTCAGACCTCCTTCTGTTAGTAACTACTGCTTCTGTGACATTACAAATGGCAATCACAGTGTGGATGAGATGCAGGTCAACTCAGCAGGAAATGTTTCG AAAATCCACCAGGTCCAGAGAGATACTAGTCCCCAAAACCTGTACATCCAGCAG GTAAGTGATTCCTTCTTTGAGGTCGAAGCCCTCATGGAAAAGATGAGACAGTTACAGGAGTGTCGGGATGAAGAGGAGGCAAGTCAAGAAGAGATGGCTTCAcgttttgaaatagaaaaaagagagagcatgtTTGTCTTCTCTTCAG atgaCGAAGAAGCTACACCAGCAAGAGACGTGTCTCGTCATTTTGAGGACACTAGTTATGGCTATAAGGATTTCTCTAGGCATGGGATGCACGTCCCAACATTTCGAGTCCAG GACTATTGTTGGGAAGACCATGGTTATTCTTTGGTAAATCGTCTTTATCCAGATGTGGGACAGTTGATTGATGAAAAATTTCACATTGCTTACAATCTTACTTATAATACAATGGCAATGCACAAAGATGTTGATACCTCAATGCTCAGACGGGCTATTTGGAACTATATTCACTGCATGTTTGGAATAAG ATATGACGACTATGACTATGGTGAAATTAACCAGCTACTGGATCGTAGCTTTAAAGTTTATATCAAAACTGTTGTTTGCACTCCTGAAAAGGTTACCAAAAGAATGTATGATAGCTTCTGGAGGCAGTTCAAGCACTCTGAGAAG GTTCATGTTAATCTGCTTCTTATAGAAGCTAGGATGCAAGCAGAACTCCTTTATGCTCTGAGAGCCATTACCCGCTACATGACCTGA